In Dyadobacter subterraneus, a single genomic region encodes these proteins:
- the hxlA gene encoding 3-hexulose-6-phosphate synthase — translation MVKLQVAIDLLTTEDAIALATKVAPYIDIIELGTPLIKSEGLAVITAMKKAFPDKLVFADFKTADAGELEADMAFGAGADLITILGATGDATIIGAVKSAKKHGKGVVVDTIGVLDRVKRAQEVIALGVEFVELHAGLDEQAQPGYSIQVLIDEASRAGVPVSIAGGVKLSNIAAVKASGVKVAVAGAAIYGAADPAAAAKELREALDA, via the coding sequence ATGGTTAAATTACAAGTCGCAATAGACTTATTAACAACAGAAGACGCAATCGCATTAGCAACAAAAGTTGCTCCTTATATCGATATTATTGAATTGGGTACGCCTTTAATCAAAAGTGAAGGTTTGGCTGTGATTACAGCGATGAAAAAAGCATTTCCGGACAAACTGGTTTTCGCTGACTTTAAAACAGCTGATGCAGGTGAACTGGAAGCGGATATGGCTTTCGGTGCAGGCGCAGACTTGATCACCATCCTTGGCGCAACAGGTGACGCAACCATTATCGGCGCTGTTAAATCTGCTAAAAAACACGGAAAAGGTGTTGTAGTGGATACAATCGGCGTTTTGGATCGCGTAAAACGTGCTCAGGAAGTTATTGCTTTGGGTGTTGAATTTGTTGAATTACACGCAGGTCTTGATGAACAGGCTCAGCCAGGATATTCAATTCAGGTTTTGATTGATGAAGCTTCTCGTGCAGGTGTTCCGGTTTCAATCGCTGGTGGTGTTAAGTTGAGCAATATCGCTGCGGTGAAAGCTTCCGGCGTTAAAGTTGCGGTTGCAGGTGCTGCAATTTACGGCGCTGCCGATCCGGCTGCGGCTGCGAAAGAACTTCGTGAAGCATTGGACGCTTAG
- a CDS encoding ATP-binding protein, producing the protein MIKRILEDHIKAKLYDGRAIILLGARQVGKTTLLNTIFNNSGDTLWLNGDEPDVQALFENTTSSRLKSMIGNNRNIIIDEAQRISDIGLKLKLITDNIKDIQLIATGSSAFELANKVNEPLTGRKWEYKMFPISFGEMVMQHGLLEEKRLLPHRLIYGYYPDIINHTGTEKEVLKQLTDSYLYKDILMWENIQKPDRLLKLLQALAFQVGSQVSYNELGQICGLDNKTVEKYINLLEQVFVIFRLGSFNRNLRNELKSSRKIYFYDNGIRNALIANFSQPELRTDIGALWENFIISERIKFINYNGIWANSYYWRTKEQAEIDYIEDSDGKLSAYEFKWNPNAKTSFSKTFSNAYPDSEFKVIHKENFDEFIL; encoded by the coding sequence ATGATTAAGCGAATTCTTGAAGATCATATTAAAGCAAAATTGTATGATGGTAGAGCCATCATACTTCTTGGCGCCCGTCAGGTTGGAAAAACAACTTTGTTAAACACCATATTTAACAACTCAGGTGATACGCTTTGGCTCAACGGAGACGAACCTGATGTTCAAGCTCTTTTCGAAAACACTACTTCTTCACGACTGAAAAGTATGATCGGTAATAATCGAAATATTATTATTGATGAAGCACAACGAATTTCAGACATCGGTTTGAAACTAAAATTGATAACTGATAATATCAAAGATATTCAGCTTATCGCAACCGGGAGCTCAGCTTTTGAATTGGCGAATAAGGTCAACGAACCTCTAACCGGTCGCAAATGGGAATATAAAATGTTTCCAATTTCTTTTGGTGAAATGGTCATGCAGCATGGTTTGCTTGAAGAAAAGCGACTGCTTCCCCACCGCCTTATCTATGGATATTATCCGGATATAATAAATCATACAGGCACCGAAAAAGAAGTTCTCAAACAGCTCACTGATAGTTATTTATATAAGGATATCTTAATGTGGGAAAATATCCAGAAACCGGACAGACTTCTTAAATTATTACAAGCGCTGGCATTTCAGGTTGGTTCGCAAGTATCTTATAATGAGTTGGGACAGATTTGCGGACTCGATAATAAAACGGTAGAAAAATACATCAATTTATTAGAACAGGTTTTTGTAATCTTCCGACTGGGCTCTTTTAATCGGAACCTTCGGAATGAACTTAAAAGCAGCAGAAAAATTTATTTTTACGATAACGGAATCCGTAATGCACTTATAGCCAATTTTAGCCAACCTGAACTAAGAACAGATATTGGCGCCTTATGGGAGAATTTTATTATTTCAGAGAGAATAAAATTTATAAACTACAACGGAATTTGGGCAAATTCTTACTATTGGCGTACAAAAGAGCAGGCTGAAATCGATTACATAGAAGATTCTGACGGCAAACTTAGCGCTTATGAATTCAAATGGAATCCAAATGCCAAGACTTCTTTTTCCAAAACCTTTTCAAATGCTTATCCAGATAGTGAATTTAAGGTAATCCATAAAGAAAATTTTGATGAATTCATTTTATGA
- a CDS encoding DUF5686 and carboxypeptidase regulatory-like domain-containing protein has translation MLNRSILIVFLIFTIFSQVHAQTGTGVKGVIKTSKGEPLPFAAIVVKGTEISTISNEEGKYQLDLKPGYYEVIFQYLGFKTGQKSFTIENKMETFDLTMEEQAYNLGEVRIGNKGEDPAYTIMRRAIAKSRYHFLQVESYTAKAYSKSSFVITDLPLEFLYKKELKEIEKESNFKKGVPILNESVSEVTFRQPNSYKQRVIAARNSQDNNFASANQYFLTSFYQPEVVKAVSPLSPRAFTYYRFEYEGSFRENGVEINKIKVTPRSYGEGVYKGTIYITENLWSIYSLNLQTVNTGFNIEIKQVYSPVQGVWMPTNQQFHVSGGIYGIKGKGDLVISQTFSKLKVNPAFQADIVVVDGKKEKDEAKKVGLTNREIKTQKLEDVVSKQKEFSAKNLRKMMKEYEKQDLKKKEEKGEDVDLNFTRQDSTSVDSMANRRSMAFWDSIRSVPLTVAEVKSYTRLDSLVIIKEGTQQQRDSLKVSKADTTKRKSGGGGFGSSIGDIFTGHTFRLGKKSPWRLEYVSPIYGLQVNTVEGWVLNGGGFKLRYRRGSQPKKNSDEINISSNGIKRNTVRQQGTWTFSGLTRYSFGRQKLFGTGGADYAWKRNLISFSGGKTVSQYNPDNPMHPILNSLTTLFLERNFIKIYEKNFVRLDFKTNQQNDHFELKANIEYADRQGLSNLEKTNPYRWIDWDKRSFTSNDPFNSELAHQSETTNVNMQPHQALTLGISADYKPWQKYKIRKGKTTFYDDDSPKLSVTYRKGIKNAFGSDVDFDFVKVGIAHGFDIGIRSKLSYKVAAGMFINNDSVPFPDFQHFAGNQFFFQYGDPVGTFRMLDYYRYSTSKRFAEAHALAELRKFLLTQIAWFRILGIKENFFAHYLATPDSNNYGELGYALDVGIRFPFRVEVANSFEGFKYKHTVFRIGTTMNFSFGKK, from the coding sequence ATGCTGAATCGCTCTATTCTGATTGTTTTTTTAATTTTTACAATATTTAGTCAGGTTCATGCGCAAACCGGCACGGGTGTAAAAGGCGTCATTAAAACTTCAAAAGGTGAACCTTTGCCATTTGCAGCAATCGTTGTGAAAGGAACAGAAATAAGCACAATTTCCAACGAAGAAGGAAAATATCAGCTCGATTTAAAACCTGGATACTACGAAGTAATTTTCCAGTATCTGGGTTTCAAAACCGGTCAAAAGTCATTTACCATCGAAAATAAAATGGAAACTTTTGACCTGACGATGGAAGAACAAGCCTATAATCTGGGCGAAGTCAGGATTGGAAATAAGGGCGAAGATCCTGCGTATACAATCATGCGCCGGGCGATTGCAAAAAGCCGCTATCATTTTTTACAGGTTGAAAGTTATACTGCCAAAGCTTATTCAAAGTCCTCTTTCGTAATCACCGATCTTCCTCTGGAATTTCTCTATAAAAAGGAATTAAAAGAAATTGAAAAGGAATCCAACTTCAAAAAAGGTGTTCCGATTTTAAACGAAAGTGTCTCGGAAGTAACATTTCGTCAGCCAAATTCATATAAACAGCGTGTGATTGCGGCGAGAAATAGCCAGGATAATAATTTTGCAAGTGCCAATCAATATTTCCTGACGAGTTTTTACCAGCCGGAAGTTGTAAAAGCAGTTTCGCCATTATCACCACGCGCTTTTACGTATTACAGGTTTGAGTATGAAGGCAGTTTTCGTGAAAATGGGGTTGAAATTAATAAGATAAAAGTCACACCGCGTTCTTATGGCGAAGGTGTTTATAAGGGAACAATTTATATTACCGAAAATCTTTGGAGCATTTACAGTCTTAATCTGCAAACGGTTAATACGGGTTTTAATATTGAAATAAAACAGGTTTACAGTCCGGTTCAAGGTGTATGGATGCCTACAAATCAGCAGTTTCATGTGAGCGGCGGGATTTATGGTATCAAAGGAAAAGGTGATCTGGTGATTTCTCAGACTTTTTCAAAACTGAAAGTTAACCCTGCTTTTCAGGCTGATATTGTTGTCGTTGACGGGAAAAAAGAAAAGGATGAAGCGAAGAAAGTTGGGCTTACGAACCGTGAAATCAAAACGCAGAAACTGGAAGATGTGGTTAGCAAGCAGAAAGAATTCTCTGCGAAAAACCTCAGAAAAATGATGAAGGAATATGAAAAGCAGGATCTTAAAAAGAAAGAGGAAAAAGGGGAGGATGTCGATCTGAATTTTACAAGACAAGATTCGACTTCGGTTGATTCCATGGCCAATCGTAGAAGTATGGCTTTCTGGGATTCAATCCGCTCTGTTCCGTTGACGGTCGCAGAGGTGAAAAGTTACACGCGACTTGATAGTCTGGTGATTATAAAAGAAGGAACGCAGCAACAGCGTGACAGTCTGAAAGTTTCCAAAGCGGATACCACAAAAAGGAAAAGCGGCGGGGGCGGATTTGGGAGTTCTATTGGTGATATTTTTACGGGTCACACATTCCGTTTAGGCAAGAAAAGTCCATGGAGACTGGAATATGTTAGCCCTATTTATGGTTTGCAGGTCAATACCGTTGAAGGCTGGGTTTTGAATGGTGGTGGATTTAAATTGAGATATCGAAGAGGATCACAACCGAAAAAGAATTCGGATGAAATTAATATATCCAGTAACGGCATTAAAAGAAATACGGTCCGACAACAAGGTACCTGGACGTTCAGTGGATTGACCCGTTATTCTTTTGGAAGACAAAAGTTGTTTGGAACCGGTGGGGCAGATTATGCCTGGAAACGAAATCTGATCAGTTTTTCTGGCGGAAAAACAGTTTCCCAATACAATCCTGATAATCCGATGCATCCGATTTTGAACAGTTTGACAACACTGTTTTTGGAAAGAAATTTTATCAAGATTTATGAGAAAAATTTCGTTCGTCTTGATTTTAAAACCAATCAGCAAAATGATCATTTTGAGCTGAAAGCGAATATTGAATACGCAGATCGCCAGGGACTTTCTAACCTGGAAAAAACAAATCCATACCGCTGGATTGATTGGGATAAACGTTCTTTTACGTCTAATGATCCATTTAATTCGGAATTGGCACATCAGTCTGAAACAACCAATGTCAACATGCAGCCACATCAGGCTTTGACTCTGGGCATATCGGCCGATTACAAACCCTGGCAGAAATATAAAATCCGAAAAGGAAAGACAACCTTTTATGACGATGATTCTCCGAAACTTTCCGTCACATACCGGAAAGGAATTAAAAATGCATTTGGCAGCGACGTCGATTTTGATTTCGTAAAGGTTGGCATTGCACACGGATTTGATATCGGTATTCGGAGCAAACTAAGCTATAAAGTCGCCGCGGGTATGTTTATAAATAATGATTCTGTACCGTTTCCTGACTTCCAGCACTTTGCCGGAAACCAGTTTTTTTTCCAATATGGAGATCCGGTCGGTACTTTCCGAATGCTGGATTATTACCGTTACAGCACTTCAAAACGTTTTGCGGAAGCACACGCATTGGCTGAATTACGGAAGTTTTTGCTAACCCAAATCGCCTGGTTCAGGATACTTGGGATTAAGGAAAATTTCTTTGCACATTATCTGGCAACGCCGGATTCAAATAATTACGGGGAATTGGGTTATGCGCTGGACGTTGGTATCCGCTTTCCATTCCGTGTTGAAGTGGCTAACAGTTTTGAAGGATTCAAGTACAAACACACCGTTTTCCGGATTGGTACTACGATGAATTTTTCTTTTGGTAAGAAGTAG
- a CDS encoding alkylphosphonate utilization protein gives MEVKDGNGNLLAEGDSVKLVKDLKVKGSSTTLKRGTVVKNIRLTDDAEEIEGKVERTVMVLKTMFVQKM, from the coding sequence ATGGAAGTTAAAGATGGTAATGGGAACCTGCTTGCAGAAGGCGATTCTGTAAAACTGGTTAAGGATTTGAAAGTCAAAGGTTCGTCAACAACTTTGAAAAGAGGAACGGTTGTAAAAAATATTCGTCTGACTGACGACGCGGAAGAAATTGAAGGCAAAGTAGAAAGAACTGTGATGGTTTTGAAAACGATGTTTGTACAGAAAATGTAG